One genomic window of Corticium candelabrum chromosome 9, ooCorCand1.1, whole genome shotgun sequence includes the following:
- the LOC134184387 gene encoding putative protein-lysine deacylase ABHD14B produces MNVGGVRVILIAAVLLLFLIVYFVFGRSSRDRSVSMSAGEIEPLQVDSKHETPVPASCSTDAVSAAFTVKTSEVSKPEWSGSGSMFYRRATPTDIIEKVLPVVVLLHGAAFSSKTWLDLGTLEMLSCNGYESFAFDLPSKGQSEGLTGVDADGLVRYLRDKFQWKYFVIISPSMSGRYSLPFVTSGDTRGLVGFVPVAPGGVASFKSKMPSVDVKTLYVRGENDKSLGVTAWSVLREIKGAADYVMKGAGHACYMDNPDEFHKVLLKFLEQIVLS; encoded by the coding sequence ATGAATGTCGGCGGCGTCCGTGTAATTCTAATTGCGGCGGTCTTGCTACTTTTTCTAATCGTATACTTCGTCTTCGGACGATCTTCTCGCGACAGATCAGTGAGCATGTCTGCAGGAGAGATCGAACCACTACAAGTCGACTCTAAGCACGAGACTCCTGTACCTGCATCTTGCAGTACCGATGCCGTCAGTGCTGCATTCACCGTCAAAACGAGCGAAGTGAGCAAACCGGAATGGTCAGGATCAGGCTCCATGTTCTACAGACGAGCCACGCCCACTGACATCATAGAGAAAGTTTTGCCGGTTGTCGTTTTGTTACACGGAGCTGCGTTCTCGTCTAAGACTTGGCTTGATCTGGGCACTCTTGAAATGTTGTCCTGTAATGGATACGAATCGTTTGCATTCGATCTTCCCAGTAAGGGACAATCCGAGGGACTAACTGGTGTCGATGCCGATGGGCTTGTTCGTTATCTGAGAGACAAATTTCAATGGAAATATTTTGTGATTATATCGCCGTCGATGAGTGGACGATACTCGTTACCTTTTGTGACGTCTGGTGACACTCGTGGGTTGGTCGGATTTGTTCCTGTTGCACCTGGTGGGGTGGCGTCGTTCAAATCGAAGATGCCGTCGGTTGATGTGAAGACGCTCTATGTTCGGGGAGAGAATGATAAGAGTTTGGGCGTGACAGCGTGGTCTGTATTACGGGAGATCAAAGGAGCTGCAGATTACGTGATGAAGGGTGCGGGGCATGCTTGTTATATGGACAATCCGGATGAGTTTCATAAGGTTCTCTTGAAATTCTTGGAACAAATAGTTTTATCTTAG